A window of the Tunturibacter empetritectus genome harbors these coding sequences:
- a CDS encoding ATP-binding protein, with amino-acid sequence MADSTTMRASYTLDSSLDSVNKIEQIGEQFAEKAGFDEDTVPHIAMAVREAAVNAVLHGNSYDTNKHVVASFETTSDSLIIRISDQGPGLDPDKIPDPLAPENILRGSGRGIFLIKAFMDEVNFRQLHPGTELTLIKHRTPAQSGT; translated from the coding sequence TTGGCCGATTCAACGACTATGCGCGCCAGCTACACATTGGACTCGTCTCTCGACAGCGTTAATAAGATCGAGCAGATCGGAGAGCAGTTCGCCGAAAAGGCGGGGTTCGATGAAGACACGGTTCCCCACATCGCCATGGCGGTGCGCGAGGCCGCAGTGAATGCGGTGCTGCACGGGAACTCGTACGACACCAACAAACACGTGGTTGCTTCGTTCGAGACGACGTCCGACTCGCTGATTATCAGGATTTCTGACCAGGGCCCTGGGCTTGATCCAGACAAGATTCCCGACCCGCTGGCGCCGGAAAATATCCTCCGCGGCTCTGGTCGCGGTATCTTTCTCATCAAGGCTTTCATGGATGAGGTAAACTTTCGGCAGTTACATCCGGGCACGGAACTGACACTTATCAAGCATCGAACACCCGCGCAGTCGGGGACCTAA